Below is a genomic region from Rosa chinensis cultivar Old Blush chromosome 5, RchiOBHm-V2, whole genome shotgun sequence.
TACCGAATAATGTTTCAGTCTAGCAAGTTGAGTCAAGATCTGAGTGAAGCGGATAGCAGCAGGCAGGGGACGCGAGTGaagcatttcatcgaacaccttcAAGGCATGCTCAACATTACTCACTCTGGGCTGGGTTTGTCTAGATTTGTTTTGGTTTGAGAGTTGAGAATGAAACAAAGCAACAAGAGGAGTAGAGTGAAGAACTGGCATACCTCTTGTGCTGCAGCAATAAGAATAATAACAAGTCGCTCTGGGCATCATCTTCAACACCCCTGGGACTGAATTAAACTATCTTTGGGCTTGTGAAAAACTCTTCAACAGTGTATCACCCAAAGTTGCTCGATTGTGTTTGTTTCTCTTCCAGCACCATTTTTCATCCAAATCCGGGTCGGGCTTTGAATTGGGCCTATGATCCAATTGGTATGGGCCGTCGTATGCCATCACCACACACGTGCGAATGAACCCAGCGGCCGACAGTGGGACACGTCTTCTCCCGCCACGCCCTACTCCATAATTTCCGATATACCCTTCCTTTACATATACACTACCAAGTACCAACCATATCCTCCATTTCATTGCTCAGTCACACACTCACACCAACGTCCAAAGCCTCCTAACAATTCCCCTATATACCCCTCCAGGACAGTAACGTAAATTCACCTCGCTTCTCGCCTTTCGAAGTCAGAGTCGGTTTTCCCGTCTCTTCGCCTCTCACTCTCAGACTTGCCACTGTTTCCTTCTCTGAAGTCAAGTCAGGCTTCTCAGTTTCTTTGATTTCCCAAAATGCCCCCGCGGACCAGAAGAATGCCATTTCCGAATGTGGTGATCGAGAGAGACACCGACTCCGAGCAAAGCTCAtcggaagaagacgaagaagaagaagaagaagaagacgaaccGGCGGTGTTGGTGGAGAGCGAAAATGAAGAGAAAGTTGACGAGGccaagaagaaaggaaaagcgCCCATTACTATTTCTCTCAAGAAAGTTTGCAAGGTCAAATCTTTTAACCCATTACCGTTTTCAATTTTACTGTCTCTTTCTCGGGTAACTTGAATTTACCAAGTAAGGCCTCCGTTATTGAtcaagttttgatttttattgGTGAGTTCATTTAGGTTTGTAAGAAGCCTGGACATGAAGCTGGATTTAAAGGAGCTACTTATATTGATTGCCCAATGAAACCTTGCTTTCTTTGCAAAATGCCTGGTAAATCTTTCACTTTTCTTAACTTCTTACTTATTTTACTGTGCAGTAGTGTTTTGTGCTGATTATCATTTACGGTTATTGAGTGTGAATTTTGGCTTCATGCGTGGCCTTAATTTTGTGTTTTCTCTATGTGGTTTTGGGGATTAAAGGCCATACTACAGTGACATGCCCGCATCGAGTAGCTACCGAGTATGGGGTCATCCCAGCAAAACGTAAAAATACCCGTAATGCATTGGAATATGCGTTCGAACGACAGATTAGACCTCGGATTCCTCCGGTGAGCCTTTACTATCTGGTTGTGATCGGTGAAACTGTGATATCCGATATTTTGTTGGTTAAAAACTTGTAGCACACACATTTGTTTGCTTACAAAAAATTCAGTATCTTGATTTTTATATACGCCACATTGTCTTAAGTGGTGTTGGAATGAAATGGGATGTTGGTAGCTAATGCCTGATATGGTGTCTTCTGATTGGTTTCTGCTTGCTAAATGATTACTATTATGTGGATCAGttgaatttttggtttttttttttttttttctggattgCATTTATATTCGTGGTAGTAGGCATTCCTGGTTTCTATGGTattaaatcgaaaaatgtcagaGATAGTAGTTTGTTTAAAATAATATCTTTATGCATTCCAGGATCCCTGTAGTGTTTCACAATTTATTTGTGTATATTCTTTTGCGAGATACTACTTTCTTGTCTTGTTTTGAGAAATCTATGTGTcagatttttgaaatttttgtagtttctatatTGTTCTAGATCAAGCCAGCATATGTGATCCCTGATCAAGTAAGTTGTGCGGTTATCAGATATCATAGTAGACGGGTAACTTGCTTGGAATTCCatccaacaaacaataataTCCTTTTATCAGGAGATAAGGTAAGTTCTTTGCATAGTTTCTGTTGTGATTTAGGATTATATTTTTCAAGAGTGAGTGTTTGATGATGATTAAtcatggtctctctctctctgcccttGTGTTTTTGGTTCACTTGAAAAGAAAGGACAGCTTGGAGTCTGGGATTTTCGCAAAGTATATGAGAAGGTTGTTTATGGAAATGTACACTCATGTATACTAAACAATATGAAGTGAGTATTGTTGTATTGGTTATGGATCTGGTTAGGTATAGTTATATGTGCATACATACATAACCCATTTTCTATGCACATACACATAtctaatttgtgtttacttTATTGTTTCCCATGCATTTTAAAACTTGTAGGTTTAGCCCTGCAAGTGATGGTACAGTATATGCTGCATCCTCAGATGGAACCGTTAGTTGCACTGATGTCGAGACTGGAATTGCATTGTCTCTGATGAATCTCAACCCTGATGGTTGGCAGGTAGTCACAATCCTACTCCTTTTGTTCCTGTTAATAAATGGGTATCAAACAGGAGTTTTGTAATTTCCCTCCAATATTACTAAAGCTGTTTGGTCCTGTGTAATGATCTATATCGGGTGCTctttttgaaaaatatcaattaattaatccaaactGTGAGGAATGCCACCTTAGTTGCAGCAGTCTGTTTTCTTTTGTGGTTTATTGTCTAGTTTGTTGTCTAGCCTCTTGGTCAGTTTTATATCAGCATATATAACCAAAATATTCACGATGTTGAGTCTGATTGCTCGATTTGAAATTTGTTTTTAGCATTAGTGTCGATCTTAGTGATTATTACATCTTATTTCGTCATGAAATATATGCGTATAGCTTATGCTTGCTTTAGCAGAGAGTGAAGAGTAATCTATTTTTTCATCGAGTGTTTTAATTCAATGCTAGAGATTAAGTTATTTTTGTTGATGTTTTTGAAGCAAGATCTTTTGGAGAAGTAGGTGTGGATGGGCCTCTGTTTCTGGGATTGCACTTCTTCCTCTATTGTTTAAGATTGTAAAGCAGTTGTAATTTTAGTGTTACGCTTAGATTAGGCTGGTTTGGTCGCAGTTGAGCcttcttgtttctgttgtgttTGTCTTCCCTAGTTTTATGTTCTGTCCTTGTCCGCTTTGTTTTCTGTACATGCATTTTAGGTTATAAAAGATGtttcttaaaaaataaataactaaataaataaataaaaagattatGTGATGTGTTTCTAGGGTCCAAGCACCTGGAGAATGCTGTATGGCATGGATATCAATGCAGAGAAAGGTGCCGTGCTTGTTGCTGATAACTTTGGTTTCCTCTACTTGTAAGTGTTTTTATCTGAGACAGACATAGTCAGGAGGTAAAGAGGCAAGA
It encodes:
- the LOC112201571 gene encoding protein DAMAGED DNA-BINDING 2, whose product is MPPRTRRMPFPNVVIERDTDSEQSSSEEDEEEEEEEDEPAVLVESENEEKVDEAKKKGKAPITISLKKVCKVCKKPGHEAGFKGATYIDCPMKPCFLCKMPGHTTVTCPHRVATEYGVIPAKRKNTRNALEYAFERQIRPRIPPIKPAYVIPDQVSCAVIRYHSRRVTCLEFHPTNNNILLSGDKKGQLGVWDFRKVYEKVVYGNVHSCILNNMKFSPASDGTVYAASSDGTVSCTDVETGIALSLMNLNPDGWQGPSTWRMLYGMDINAEKGAVLVADNFGFLYLVDTRSNNRTGKPILIHKKGSKVVGLHCNPVQPDLLLSCGNDHFARIWDIRRIEDGSSIYDLAHSRVVNSAYFSPVSGSKILTTSQDNRLCIWDSIFGNMDSPSREIVHSHDFNRYLTPFRAEWDPKDPSESLAVIGRYISENYNGAALHPIDFIDISTGQLVAEIMDPNITTITPVNKLHPRDDVLASGSSRSLFIWRPKEKSEPVEQMDVGKIFVCDRDDKKRRKRKFGGESDDSDDDKSIPKGKRFKSQKKSQSKSSLSAKVRH